The Populus trichocarpa isolate Nisqually-1 chromosome 11, P.trichocarpa_v4.1, whole genome shotgun sequence genome has a segment encoding these proteins:
- the LOC7455912 gene encoding U-box domain-containing protein 7 — MSQTLGPNMPETTPSPSIWALSHMKLRFFARVRRFLQTKTIQRNIKSRNKAMVSKEEQVTTADKRSGDDDDDDSVVLQRSVKRLHFGGLEEKEMAAIEIERLAREDVKMRKMMAELGVIPALVGMVASELAGRRRVAIKALIELANGTYTNKALMVEAGIFSKLPVNIDVLEEPTRHEFAELILSLSSLANHTQFPLASSEVLPFLIGILESGSSCETKESCLGTLYNLSAVLDNTGALLSNGVVQTLLRLISVKALSEKALATLGHLVVTLMGKKAMENSSLVPESLIEIMTWEDKPKCQELSAYILMILAHQSSAQREKMAKSGIVPALLELALLGSPLAQKRALKLLQWFKDERQTRMGPHSGPQTARIAIGSPVNHREAQEGKKLMKDLVKQSLHKNMELITRRANATSGHSSMLKSLVISTSSKSLPC, encoded by the exons ATGTCTCAAACGCTAGGACCAAACATGCCTGAAACAACTCCTTCCCCCTCTATCTGGGCACTTTCTCACATGAAACTCCGATTCTTTGCTCGTGTCAGGCGGTTCTTGCAAACCAAAACGATACAGAGGaatattaaatcaagaaataaagcTATGGTCAGTAAAGAAGAGCAAGTAACCACTGCGGATAAACGaagtggtgatgatgatgatgatgattctgTGGTGCTACAAAGATCAGTGAAGAGACTTCACTTTGGAGGCTTGGAAGAGAAGGAGATGGCAGCTATTGAGATTGAAAGATTAGCTAGAGAAGATGTTAAGATGAGAAAGATGATGGCTGAGCTTGGTGTTATTCCTGCCTTGGTGGGGATGGTGGCTTCGGAACTAGCTGGCCGTCGGAGAGTGGCTATTAAGGCCTTGATTGAGCTTGCTAATGGAACTTACAC GAACAAGGCTCTCATGGTAGAAGCAGGGATTTTCTCAAAACTACCAGTTAACATAGATGTTTTAGAAGAACCAACAAGACATGAATTTGCAGAATTGATCCTGTCATTATCTTCCCTGGCAAATCATACCCAATTTCCTCTTGCTTCATCAGAAGTTTTGCCGTTTCTGATTGGAATTCTCGAGTCAGGCTCAAGCTGTGAAACCAAGGAGTCGTGTTTGGGTACTCTATACAACCTGTCGGCTGTGTTGGATAATACAGGAGCTTTGCTCTCTAATGGGGTAGTTCAAACTCTCTTGAGGTTAATATCAGTAAAAGCACTCTCCGAGAAAGCCCTTGCAACACTAGGGCATTTAGTGGTGACCTTAATGGGGAAGAAAGCAATGGAAAATAGTTCACTTGTGCCAGAGAGCTTGATAGAGATAATGACATGGGAGGATAAACCAAAATGTCAGGAATTATCAGCttatattttgatgattctAGCTCATCAAAGCTCAGCTCAACGCGAAAAAATGGCTAAATCTGGCATTGTCCCTGCACTTCTTGAATTGGCGTTACTGGGGAGTCCTCTAGCTCAAAAGAGAGCACTAAAACTATTGCAATGGTTCAAAGATGAGAGGCAAACAAGGATGGGGCCACATTCTGGGCCTCAAACAGCAAGGATCGCAATAGGGTCACCTGTAAATCATAGGGAAGCTcaagaaggaaagaaattgaTGAAGGATTTGGTGAAGCAAAGTTTACATAAGAATATGGAGTTGATAACTCGGCGAGCCAATGCTACTTCAGGGCACTCTTCCATGCTCAAGTCCTTGGTTATCAGCACAAGTTCTAAAAGCCTGCCCTGCTAA
- the LOC7455914 gene encoding uncharacterized protein LOC7455914, producing the protein MAWMQNMCRKFEAMCLELDCILEQEGLEYVNQLQTTGANVKQFCSEIMREVLPKPAEDTVDGVASDSCQVKNTEVDKMSKEGIVQDHFDMEPCNLRQSLYSFSVEPIKATKDDLSLEEMVVAEIHEKSVSSFKEIHSEEKQVQLEKLDTLEEKDLSISVLSSTSYDLLESNSLTEVIPIDKPSSKSVNLVYSNESKVPELGFTSSETSAESIRQLDNSTEDAANLGLSCTVKLDGSCFVIDCNELSSVSSEAGQLWSSMERTENQVFNQGPARYRNLGPESSHRREGFASYVITTPDDSLSDSEWVIV; encoded by the exons ATGGCCTGGATGCAAAACATGTGCAGGAAGTTTGAAGCTATGTGTTTGGAGTTGGATTGCATCTTGGAGcag GAAGGGTTGGAATATGTGAACCAATTGCAGACAACGGGTGCCAATGTCAAGCAATTTTGCTCAGAAATCATGCGAGAAGTGCTGCCTAAGCCTGCTGAGGATACCGTGGATGGTGTAGCTAGTGACTCTTGCCAAGTGAAAAACACTGAGGTGGATAAAATGTCAAAAGAAGGCATTGTCCAAGACCATTTTGATATGGAACCTTGCAATCTGAGGCAATCGCTTTATTCATTTTCTGTTGAACCTATCAAGGCCACAAAGGATGATCTGTCTTTGGAGGAAATGGTTGTTGCTGAGATACATGAAAAATCAGTGTCAAGTTTTAAGGAAATTCATTCCGAGGAGAAGCAAGTTCAGCTTGAGAAGTTAGATACCCTAGAAGAGAAAGATCTGAGCATTTCAGTGTTGTCCTCAACATCTTATGATCTACTAGAAAGTAACTCTCTCACAGAAGTAATTCCAATAGACAAGCCATCTTCAAAATCTGTTAATTTGGTTTATTCCAACGAAAGCAAGGTTCCAGAATTGGGATTTACTTCCAGTGAAACCTCAGCTGAATCAATCA GACAATTAGACAACTCCACTGAAGATGCTGCCAATCTGGGGTTATCGTGTACAGTGAAGCTTGATGGGAGTTGCTTTGTAATAGACTGTAATGAACTTTCTTCTGTTTCCTCTGAAGCAGGACAACTTTGGTCTTCCATG GAAAGGACAGAGAATCAAGTTTTCAATCAGGGACCAGCTCGGTACAGAAATCTCGGTCCAGAATCGAGTCATCGGAGAGAAGGTTTTGCATCATATGTTATTACCACACCAGATGACAGTCTCTCTGATTCCGAGTGGGTGATAGTCTAG
- the LOC7455913 gene encoding UBP1-associated protein 2C: MDFIKKRKADENGNSIPTGTTPSSPITPLTPEEIRKIIEPFTKDQLLDILQSATLHHSDVLNSVRSVADGDISLRKLFIRGLSSETTSETLRILFSSSGELEEAIVIHDKNTGKSKGFGFITFKHVDAAMLSIREPSKKIDGRITVTQLASNNSSTTDVSLRKVYVGNVPFEVSSERLLGFFSMYGEIEEGPLGFDKSTGKSKGFAFLIYKNEEGAKAAIADPMKNIDGHQVVCKFAADNRKVNKNSQVGAITQTSQPLTYPPLTGNSQNYGPASTNSYQINTSMTGSGYNGSYRHPPYLGAGLNDGGLNNAGALMYRMPQASGSGVYPDTGSYALPQHQQPSSMSMPMPPRLPHGAGGMYQGMPPYY; encoded by the coding sequence ATGGACTTCATTAAAAAACGCAAAGCCGACGAAAACGGCAATTCAATCCCCACCGGCACCACTCCCTCATCCCCAATCACGCCACTAACCCCCGAAGAAATCCGTAAAATCATCGAACCATTTACCAAAGACCAACTATTAGACATCCTCCAATCCGCCACGCTCCACCATTCTGACGTCCTTAACTCTGTCCGTTCCGTAGCCGACGGCGACATATCCCTCCGAAAGCTCTTTATTCGTGGTCTCTCTTCCGAGACAACCTCAGAAACCCTCCGAATTCTCTTTTCTTCGTCCGGAGAACTCGAAGAAGCTATTGTTATTCACGACAAGAACACAGGTAAATCGAAAGGTTTCGGGTTTATTACATTCAAACATGTAGACGCTGCTATGCTTTCGATTAGAGAACccagtaaaaaaattgatggaagGATTACTGTTACGCAATTAGCATCGAATAATTCGAGTACTACTGATGTTTCGTTAAGGAAAGTATATGTTGGGAATGTGCCTTTTGAGGTTAGTTCTGAGaggttgttgggttttttttcaatgtatggTGAGATTGAAGAAGGCCCGCTTGGGTTTGATAAATCGACTGGGAAATCAAAGGGTTTCGCATTTCTTATATACAAGAATGAGGAGGGGGCAAAGGCTGCTATTGCTGATCctatgaaaaatattgatgggCATCAAGTTGTTTGTAAATTTGCTGCTGATAATAGGAAGGTTAATAAGAATAGTCAGGTTGGTGCGATTACACAAACATCACAACCATTAACGTATCCACCGCTAACAGGAAATTCACAAAATTATGGGCCTGCTAGTACTAATAGCTATCAGATCAATACTTCAATGACGGGTTCTGGATATAATGGATCTTATAGGCATCCGCCATATTTAGGGGCGGGTTTGAATGATGGTGGACTGAATAACGCAGGGGCTTTAATGTATAGGATGCCACAGGCTTCGGGTTCTGGGGTATATCCAGATACCGGGTCTTATGCATTGCCTCAGCACCAGCAGCCATCGTCAATGTCAATGCCAATGCCGCCTCGATTGCCACATGGAGCTGGAGGGATGTATCAGGGTATGCCACCATATTACTGA